The genomic stretch TAGGGTGCGATTACGAGTGTGAGAAGCCTCTGCACAAAGAAAGAGTTATTGAAATCCTCAACACCCATGCCGGCTCAACGCACAAACAAGCCAACCGATAAAATCCGGTTGGCTTTTAGTTTATTGGGAATGAAAGAAAATTGAAAAAACAGGTAAAGTAGGCTATTCTGACCTCACATGGTGCCTATAGTGTAATGGTTAGCACTAGAGTTTGTGGAGCTCTCGGTCCCGGTTCAAATCCGGGTAGGCACCCCGATATTTTTTGGCGTATAATGTATTTCTAATGGAAAACAGCATCGAAAAAACAAATAGGCATGTTGTTTTTTGGGTTATTACCGTTGCGATAGTTATTGCAATACTGGCGTTATGGGCTTTTGCTTCTTCCTTTTCCCGTACGCTTAATGCCGAGCCGCCTAAAGATGATATATCTCTTGAAGTTGAACTTTTGTAAAAAATCTTGAGATTTTTTTAAAAAGAGAAACAAATAGTACAATAAACTAGTACAATAAACAAAATTATTAAGTAAGAAACTACACACATACCCGTCTTGTAGGGTATGGAAAAAATTATGAATAATAACGTCGATATGCAAAAATTAATAAAATTCGGTCTTTTTTTGGGAATAGTGCTCGCCTTTTTCTTGGTGACCACGTCCCTAAAGGTTATCAAGGAATATGGTTATGTCGGTGCCGATATTCCTCCCGTTAATACGGTAAGTTTTAGCGGTACGGGTGAAGTTGTCGTTATTCCCGACATCGCAACATTCACTTTTTCCGTGACGGAGGAAGCGAAAAACGTGAAAGATGCCCAAGACAAGGTAACGGAGAAAATAGATGTTGCGCTCGATAAGCTCAAAGGAATGTCGATTCCCGACAAAAATGTCAAAACCGTTTCATACAACGTGTATCCCAAATATGAATATGACAACACCGTTTGCACTCAATGGAGCTGTCCTCCGAGCAGAAGCACACTTGTGGGCTATACGGTGACACAAACGATTCAAGTAAAAATTGAAGATGTTGATAAGGCGGGTGAAATACTCGGTGCGATGGGCGGAATCGGAATTTCCGAAATCAGCGGACTTTCGTTTACGGTAGAGGACGAAGAAAAATACGCCCGCGAGGCAAGACAGAAAGCTATTGCTGACGCAAAAGAAAAAGCCAAAACTTTGTCCAAAGACCTCGGTGTCAGATTGCTTAGAGTCGTGAGCTTCTACGAATCCGGAAATTATCCTCCGATTTATTACAAAGAAGCGATGGGGATGGGTGGTGCGGTAAGTGCCGATTCAAGTATGGCGGTTCCTTCCGTACCTACAGGCGAGAATAAAGTTATTTCAAACGTAACCATTGTTTACGAGCTCGGAAAATAGGAATCCGTGAAAATGTTTCCCAAAATACCCTGTATATACAGGGTATTTTGTTAGGCGTACCCAATGCCTCAAACCGGTTTACTTTTGTTTCTTGAGGTGGTACTATATCTGTGACGCCTTCGGGGCGTTTTTTATTACGACAAGCGAGGAGTGTGTGGGCAGGTAGTCTCTCACACAGCGTCCGAGTCGAAGTCGTAAAAAGGGGTGAATACACCTTTTATTACAAAAACACTATGAGTATTATTGATTATATAAAAGAGACAAGAGGGGAATTAAAACACGTAAGCTGGCCGACCCGTCGACAGGTTGTCGTGTTCACGGCGATTGTGATTATCGCATCGTTTGCTACCGCGTTTTTCCTTGGCTTTTTTGACTTTGTTTTTTCACAAATCCTAGGAAAATTCGTCATTTAACATTATGACAAAACAAAAAATTCAACAGGGCCGGAATTGGTATGCCATTCATACGTATGCCGGATACGAGAATGCGGTCATGCGAAACCTAAAACAGCGCATTGAGTCTCTGGGTATGGAAGGCAAGATTTTCAGTGTCATTGTTCCGACCGAGAAAAAAATAAAAATCAAAGGAGGAAAGCGGGTAGAGGAGGAAGAGAAAATCTACCCCGGCTACATTCTCGTTGACATGATTGTGACCGACGATTCTTGGTACGTGGTGAGAAACACCCCCCGTGTTACGGGGTTTGTCGGTTCCGGAGTCTACCCTGTTCCGATTGAACCCAAGGAAATCGAAGAATTGTTCAAACGAATGAATGCGGGGACGGTCAAGCACGATATCGCACTCTCTCCCGACGACACGGTAATGATTGTTGACGGTCCGTTTAAAGAACTTGAGGGCA from bacterium encodes the following:
- the secE gene encoding preprotein translocase subunit SecE, with product MSIIDYIKETRGELKHVSWPTRRQVVVFTAIVIIASFATAFFLGFFDFVFSQILGKFVI
- a CDS encoding SIMPL domain-containing protein (The SIMPL domain is named for its presence in mouse protein SIMPL (signalling molecule that associates with mouse pelle-like kinase). Bacterial member BP26, from Brucella, was shown to assemble into a channel-like structure, while YggE from E. coli has been associated with resistance to oxidative stress.) — encoded protein: MNNNVDMQKLIKFGLFLGIVLAFFLVTTSLKVIKEYGYVGADIPPVNTVSFSGTGEVVVIPDIATFTFSVTEEAKNVKDAQDKVTEKIDVALDKLKGMSIPDKNVKTVSYNVYPKYEYDNTVCTQWSCPPSRSTLVGYTVTQTIQVKIEDVDKAGEILGAMGGIGISEISGLSFTVEDEEKYAREARQKAIADAKEKAKTLSKDLGVRLLRVVSFYESGNYPPIYYKEAMGMGGAVSADSSMAVPSVPTGENKVISNVTIVYELGK
- the nusG gene encoding transcription termination/antitermination protein NusG, whose protein sequence is MTKQKIQQGRNWYAIHTYAGYENAVMRNLKQRIESLGMEGKIFSVIVPTEKKIKIKGGKRVEEEEKIYPGYILVDMIVTDDSWYVVRNTPRVTGFVGSGVYPVPIEPKEIEELFKRMNAGTVKHDIALSPDDTVMIVDGPFKELEGKVSQIDEERGKVKVLVSMFGRETPVELDFLQVKKI